A genomic segment from Acuticoccus sediminis encodes:
- a CDS encoding SDR family oxidoreductase, producing the protein MADSQRLKGKTALVTGAASGFGRGIAERYVAEGARVAVLDINEEGAKAVASSLGNAATPLICDITDGAAVNGAVDAAISAFGEIDILVNNAGWSNRNTPVMDTDEETFDKLFAINVKSIFHFTKAILPHWRSIGRGVMINVGSTAGVRPRPGLVWYNATKATVNNITKSLAIELAPEKIRVCGIAPVMGETGLLETFMGVPDTPENRAKFIATIPLGRLSKPSDIAGAAVYLASDDAELVTGVNLEIDGGRCI; encoded by the coding sequence ATGGCCGACAGCCAGCGCCTGAAGGGGAAAACCGCGCTCGTGACCGGAGCCGCGTCGGGCTTCGGCCGCGGCATCGCCGAGCGCTACGTCGCCGAAGGGGCGCGCGTTGCGGTTCTCGACATCAACGAGGAGGGTGCGAAGGCGGTCGCGAGCTCGCTCGGCAACGCCGCGACGCCCCTCATCTGCGACATCACCGACGGAGCCGCCGTGAATGGCGCGGTCGACGCGGCGATCTCCGCCTTCGGCGAGATCGACATCCTCGTGAACAACGCCGGCTGGTCGAACCGCAACACGCCGGTGATGGACACCGACGAGGAGACGTTCGACAAGCTGTTCGCGATCAACGTGAAATCGATCTTCCACTTCACCAAGGCGATCCTGCCGCACTGGCGCTCGATCGGCCGGGGCGTGATGATCAACGTCGGTTCGACCGCCGGTGTGCGGCCGCGTCCGGGCCTCGTCTGGTACAACGCGACCAAGGCGACGGTGAACAACATCACCAAGTCGCTGGCGATCGAGCTGGCGCCGGAGAAGATCCGCGTCTGCGGCATCGCCCCGGTGATGGGCGAGACGGGACTGCTGGAGACATTCATGGGCGTCCCCGACACGCCGGAGAACCGCGCGAAGTTCATCGCGACGATCCCGCTGGGCCGGCTGTCGAAGCCGTCGGACATCGCCGGCGCCGCGGTCTACCTCGCCTCGGACGATGCCGAGCTGGTGACGGGCGTGAACCTCGAGATCGACGGCGGGCGCTGCATCTAG
- a CDS encoding sensor histidine kinase, whose product MTAQSDLATLCRRKALDQFAILDTPRESEFDEIAELAAAICEAPVALVSFVDSDRQWFKAEVGFGRRETPLDQSICAYALAEDDILEIPDTRLDPRSSFNPLVAGEPHVRFYAGAVLRTAEGVAIGTLCVLDNEVRRLTELQRQTLRVLARQVMRELELRVALRLQDTLRREIDHRVKNQLQSVASFVRLKATRARDMPTRRALEAVSYRVSAAALLHEEMHSLPTGDEIALDRYLDKLGRLVAASGPEGVAVDVAIDPVRVSATQASAVAAIVNEFVTNAFKHGFPDGRPGRITVIGRVRDGVLEVRMADDGVGCDGALESQGIGMRIMDAAANQIAGELVFDTSGPGVALSLTAPLVIPPSLGDVPFPLPKG is encoded by the coding sequence GTGACAGCCCAGTCCGATCTGGCGACCCTGTGCCGACGCAAGGCGCTCGACCAGTTTGCGATCCTCGACACACCGCGAGAGTCCGAGTTCGACGAGATCGCCGAACTCGCCGCGGCCATCTGCGAGGCGCCCGTCGCGCTCGTCAGCTTCGTCGATTCCGACCGCCAGTGGTTCAAGGCGGAGGTCGGGTTCGGCCGCCGCGAGACGCCGCTCGACCAGTCCATCTGTGCCTACGCGCTGGCCGAGGACGATATTCTGGAGATCCCGGACACCCGCCTCGACCCCCGCTCCAGCTTTAACCCTCTGGTTGCGGGAGAGCCGCACGTGCGGTTCTACGCCGGGGCGGTCCTGCGTACGGCGGAAGGCGTCGCCATCGGCACCCTGTGCGTCCTCGACAACGAGGTCCGCAGGCTGACGGAGCTGCAGCGCCAGACCCTCAGGGTCCTCGCCCGGCAGGTCATGCGGGAGCTGGAGCTGCGCGTCGCACTGCGACTGCAGGACACCCTGCGCCGCGAGATCGACCACCGGGTCAAGAACCAGCTCCAGTCGGTCGCCTCGTTCGTGCGGCTGAAGGCGACCCGCGCGCGGGACATGCCGACCCGGCGCGCGCTCGAGGCCGTGTCCTACCGCGTCTCCGCCGCCGCGCTGCTCCACGAGGAGATGCACTCGCTGCCGACCGGCGACGAGATCGCGCTCGATCGCTACCTCGACAAGCTCGGCCGCCTCGTCGCCGCATCCGGCCCGGAAGGCGTGGCAGTCGACGTCGCCATCGATCCCGTCCGGGTCTCCGCAACACAGGCGTCGGCGGTGGCGGCCATCGTCAACGAGTTCGTCACCAACGCCTTCAAGCACGGTTTTCCCGACGGACGGCCCGGGCGGATCACCGTGATCGGGCGGGTCCGGGACGGCGTCCTAGAAGTCCGGATGGCGGACGACGGCGTCGGCTGCGACGGGGCGCTGGAGAGTCAGGGGATCGGCATGCGCATCATGGATGCCGCCGCGAACCAGATCGCGGGCGAGCTCGTGTTCGACACGTCCGGCCCCGGCGTCGCCCTGAGCCTGACGGCCCCGCTGGTGATCCCGCCGAGCCTCGGCGACGTCCCCTTTCCCCTGCCAAAGGGCTGA
- a CDS encoding cation diffusion facilitator family transporter, with translation MTGAIAVNVLLTIVQVVGGIASGSLALIADGLHNLSDAASLIIAFAARKIGRRGSDSVMTFGYRRIEIVAALVNYTTLIVLGLYLAAEAVGRFFEPEHVDGWMVVWIATIALVVDLVTAFLTFALSKESMNIRAAFLHNIADALGSVGVIIAGIFVILFGWWIVDPIVTLLISGYILWMSFNEIGGVIRILMLGSPPGIATEDVLDAVRGVDGVNEVHRARFWQVHEEAYAFDAHVVIDGGSWTEADAIKARVKAALAERFEIHQSTLELECAAHACNEAPAFGD, from the coding sequence ATGACGGGAGCCATCGCCGTCAACGTCCTCCTGACCATCGTCCAGGTCGTCGGCGGGATCGCCTCGGGCAGCCTCGCCCTCATCGCCGACGGCCTGCACAATCTGTCCGACGCCGCCTCGCTGATCATCGCCTTCGCCGCGCGCAAGATCGGCCGGCGAGGGTCGGATTCGGTGATGACCTTCGGCTACCGGCGCATCGAGATCGTCGCCGCCCTCGTCAACTACACGACGCTCATCGTTCTCGGACTTTACCTTGCGGCGGAAGCGGTTGGGCGATTCTTCGAGCCGGAGCACGTCGACGGCTGGATGGTCGTCTGGATCGCCACGATCGCCCTCGTGGTCGACCTCGTCACCGCGTTCCTGACCTTCGCGCTCTCCAAGGAGAGCATGAACATCCGCGCCGCCTTCCTGCACAATATCGCCGACGCGCTCGGCTCCGTCGGCGTCATCATCGCCGGCATCTTCGTCATCCTGTTCGGCTGGTGGATCGTCGATCCGATCGTCACCCTCCTCATCTCCGGCTACATCCTCTGGATGTCGTTCAACGAGATCGGCGGTGTGATTCGGATCCTCATGTTGGGCAGCCCTCCCGGCATCGCGACCGAGGACGTGCTCGATGCGGTGCGCGGTGTCGACGGGGTGAACGAGGTCCATCGCGCCCGCTTCTGGCAGGTCCACGAGGAGGCCTACGCGTTCGACGCCCATGTGGTAATTGACGGCGGCTCATGGACCGAGGCGGACGCCATCAAGGCGCGCGTGAAGGCCGCCCTCGCGGAACGCTTCGAGATCCACCAGTCGACGCTGGAGCTCGAGTGCGCGGCCCATGCGTGCAACGAGGCCCCGGCCTTCGGGGACTGA
- a CDS encoding sulfite exporter TauE/SafE family protein yields the protein MPLPDDLAPAIWLAVIAVTTLAGFVKGTVGFAMPMVMVSGIGSFLSPELALAALILPTLTANLAQAFRNGVAAALESVKAHWRYVGIVSLFILISAQLVSVLPAEALYLTIGICVAAFALYQLTGRPIVFSARHRNAISVGLGTVAGLIGGVSGIWGPPTVIYLASLDTEKTEQLRVQGIVYGIGAVVLTAAHIGSGVLDARTAPLSALLIIPAMTGLLLGMRVSARMDQRRFRLATMAVLVVAGLNLIRRGALG from the coding sequence ATGCCCCTCCCGGACGACCTCGCCCCCGCCATCTGGCTCGCCGTCATCGCCGTCACGACCCTCGCCGGGTTCGTCAAAGGCACGGTCGGGTTCGCAATGCCGATGGTGATGGTCTCGGGCATCGGCTCCTTCCTCTCGCCCGAGCTTGCGCTCGCCGCGCTGATCCTGCCGACCCTCACCGCCAACCTGGCGCAGGCGTTCCGCAACGGGGTCGCCGCGGCGCTCGAGTCGGTGAAGGCGCACTGGCGCTACGTCGGGATCGTGTCGCTCTTCATCCTGATTTCGGCCCAGCTCGTCAGCGTTCTTCCGGCGGAGGCCCTGTACCTGACGATCGGCATCTGCGTCGCCGCCTTCGCCCTCTACCAGCTCACCGGGCGCCCGATCGTCTTCAGCGCGCGCCACCGCAACGCGATCAGCGTCGGGCTCGGCACCGTCGCCGGCCTCATCGGCGGCGTGTCCGGCATCTGGGGCCCGCCGACGGTGATCTACCTCGCCTCCCTCGACACGGAGAAGACCGAGCAGCTTCGCGTGCAGGGGATCGTCTACGGCATCGGCGCGGTAGTGCTCACGGCCGCGCACATCGGCTCCGGCGTCCTCGACGCCCGCACCGCGCCGCTGTCGGCGCTGCTCATAATTCCGGCAATGACCGGGCTTCTGCTCGGAATGCGTGTGTCGGCACGGATGGACCAGCGGCGCTTCCGGCTGGCGACGATGGCGGTGCTGGTGGTCGCGGGACTCAACCTCATCCGGCGCGGCGCGCTCGGTTGA
- the cysQ gene encoding 3'(2'),5'-bisphosphate nucleotidase CysQ — translation MTSPLSGHALVSIAIEAGAAIMPFYDPNGQDARTKGDGSPVTAADEAAEAIILKRLAEHGITAVLAEEAVAAGRIPDVGQEFWLVDPLDGTKDFISGSGEFTVNIARIVDGVPVEGVVLCPALDEVYWSDETGAYHGRIENGALAGETKIGVATPGGALKVVASKSHLTDETKDFIARFDVDSFLSFGSSLKFCRVADGTAHLYPRMGRTMEWDTAAGHAVLKAAGGEVYTMDGKPLAYGKADHPSGAYANPHFVAAGAFDPFALAKVS, via the coding sequence ATGACGTCACCCCTTTCAGGCCACGCCCTCGTGTCGATCGCGATCGAAGCCGGCGCGGCGATCATGCCGTTTTACGACCCCAACGGGCAGGATGCGCGCACCAAAGGCGACGGCTCGCCCGTCACCGCGGCCGACGAAGCGGCCGAGGCGATCATCCTGAAGCGCCTCGCGGAGCACGGCATCACCGCCGTCCTCGCCGAGGAGGCGGTAGCGGCAGGCCGCATCCCGGACGTCGGTCAGGAATTCTGGCTCGTCGACCCGCTCGACGGGACGAAGGATTTCATCTCCGGCAGCGGCGAGTTCACGGTGAACATCGCCCGCATCGTCGACGGCGTCCCGGTCGAAGGCGTCGTCCTCTGCCCCGCCCTCGACGAGGTGTACTGGTCCGACGAGACCGGCGCCTACCACGGCAGGATCGAGAACGGCGCGCTCGCGGGCGAGACGAAGATCGGCGTCGCCACCCCCGGCGGGGCGCTGAAGGTCGTCGCCTCCAAGTCGCACCTGACGGACGAGACCAAGGACTTCATCGCCCGCTTCGACGTCGACAGCTTCCTCTCCTTCGGATCGTCGCTGAAGTTCTGCCGCGTGGCCGACGGCACCGCCCACCTCTATCCCCGCATGGGCCGGACGATGGAGTGGGACACGGCGGCCGGTCACGCCGTCCTCAAGGCGGCCGGCGGCGAGGTCTACACCATGGACGGCAAGCCGCTCGCCTACGGCAAGGCCGACCACCCCTCCGGCGCCTACGCCAATCCTCACTTCGTGGCCGCCGGTGCCTTCGATCCTTTCGCTTTGGCGAAAGTGTCATAG
- the cysD gene encoding sulfate adenylyltransferase subunit CysD: MAVDRGSHLKRLEDESIHIIREVAAEFRNPVMLYSIGKDSAVMLHLAMKAFYPSTPPFPLMHVDTTWKFREMIEFRDRKAKELGLDLIVHINEAGVREGVGPFTHGSSYHTQVMKTDALKEALTKYGFDAAFGGARRDEEKSRAKERVFSFRTANHGWDPKNQRPELWHLYNCRVAKGESIRVFPLSNWTELDIWQYIMLENIEIVPLYYAKERPVLEQDGQLLMVDDDRFPLDGRTPEMKMVRFRTLGCYPLTGAVESPAATLEEIVAEMLIARTSERSGRLIDRDEEASMEKKKREGYF; the protein is encoded by the coding sequence ATGGCCGTTGATCGCGGCTCGCACTTGAAGCGACTCGAGGACGAGTCGATCCATATCATCCGCGAGGTCGCGGCCGAGTTCCGCAATCCGGTGATGCTGTACTCGATCGGCAAGGATTCTGCAGTGATGCTGCACCTTGCCATGAAGGCCTTCTACCCCTCCACGCCGCCCTTCCCGCTGATGCACGTCGACACGACGTGGAAGTTCCGCGAGATGATCGAGTTCCGCGACCGCAAGGCGAAGGAACTCGGGCTGGACCTGATCGTGCACATCAACGAGGCGGGCGTTCGCGAGGGCGTCGGCCCGTTCACGCACGGGTCGTCCTACCACACGCAGGTCATGAAGACCGACGCGCTGAAAGAGGCGCTGACCAAGTACGGCTTCGACGCCGCATTCGGTGGCGCCCGCCGCGACGAGGAGAAGAGCCGCGCCAAGGAGCGCGTCTTCTCGTTCCGCACGGCCAACCACGGCTGGGACCCGAAGAACCAGCGCCCCGAGCTCTGGCACCTCTACAATTGCCGCGTCGCCAAGGGCGAGTCGATCCGCGTCTTCCCGCTGTCGAACTGGACCGAGCTCGACATCTGGCAGTACATCATGCTCGAGAACATCGAGATCGTGCCGCTCTACTACGCCAAGGAGCGCCCGGTCCTGGAACAGGACGGCCAGCTCCTGATGGTCGACGACGACCGCTTCCCGCTCGACGGCCGCACGCCCGAGATGAAGATGGTCCGCTTCCGCACGCTCGGCTGCTACCCGCTGACCGGCGCCGTCGAGAGCCCGGCCGCCACGCTGGAAGAGATCGTCGCCGAGATGCTGATCGCCCGCACGTCCGAACGGTCCGGCCGCCTCATCGACCGCGACGAGGAAGCGTCGATGGAGAAGAAGAAGCGCGAGGGGTACTTCTGA
- the cysN gene encoding sulfate adenylyltransferase subunit CysN gives MSVAENLTPEAFTEYLASQERKSFLRFITCGSVDDGKSTLIGRLLFETKLIFEDQLAAVERDSRRHGTTGEDIDLALLVDGLEAERQQGITIDVAYRFFTTDKRKFIVADTPGHEQYTRNMATGASTADLAVLLVDARHGIQIQTKRHAFLVSLLGIRHVVLAINKIDLVDFSEDRFKEIKAEFEKFAHGFDFDTMTAVPISARYGDNVVAQSERMPWYTGPTLLDYLESVEVQSNLQERPFRMSVQWVNRPNLNFRGFSGTIASGKLRPGDPVVVASSGRDAVVRRIVTMDGDLPEAVASEAVTVVLDREVDISRGDVLVPPSHRPEVADQFAAHIVWMAEEPLYPGRPYILKIGNKVISATITEIKHRIDVNTFDHLAAKELGLNEVGFCNVSLSADIAFDPYEANRETGSFILIDRLTNATVGAGMVWFALRRATNIHWQATDVTKESRAAMKGQKPAVLWFTGLSGSGKSTIGNLVEKKLSAMGRHTYILDGDNVRHGLNRDLGFTDADRVENIRRVAETAKLFVDAGLLVVVTFISPFRSERRMARELVEDGEFLEVYIDTPIEECRRRDPKGLYKKADSGQLKNFTGVDSPYESPENAEIAIDTTSGEPEAHAERIVALLKERGIID, from the coding sequence ATGTCCGTTGCCGAGAATCTCACCCCGGAAGCCTTCACCGAATACCTGGCGAGCCAGGAGCGGAAGTCCTTCCTGCGCTTCATCACCTGCGGCTCGGTGGACGACGGCAAGTCGACCCTCATCGGCCGCCTGCTGTTCGAGACGAAGCTGATCTTCGAGGACCAGCTCGCCGCCGTCGAGCGCGACTCCCGCCGCCACGGCACGACCGGTGAGGACATCGACCTCGCCCTCCTCGTCGACGGCCTCGAGGCCGAGCGGCAGCAGGGCATCACGATCGACGTCGCCTACCGCTTCTTCACGACGGACAAGCGCAAGTTCATCGTCGCCGACACGCCCGGCCACGAGCAGTACACGCGCAACATGGCGACCGGCGCCTCCACCGCCGACCTCGCCGTGCTGCTGGTGGACGCCCGCCACGGCATCCAGATCCAGACCAAGCGGCACGCCTTCCTCGTGTCGCTGCTCGGCATCCGGCACGTCGTCCTGGCGATCAACAAGATCGACCTCGTCGACTTCTCCGAAGACCGCTTCAAGGAGATCAAGGCCGAGTTCGAGAAGTTCGCCCACGGCTTCGACTTCGACACCATGACCGCCGTGCCGATCTCGGCCCGCTATGGTGACAACGTCGTCGCCCAGTCGGAGCGGATGCCCTGGTATACGGGCCCGACGCTGCTCGACTACCTGGAGTCGGTCGAGGTTCAGTCGAACCTCCAGGAACGCCCCTTCCGCATGTCGGTGCAGTGGGTGAACCGTCCGAACCTCAACTTCCGCGGCTTCTCCGGCACCATCGCCTCCGGCAAGCTGCGCCCGGGCGATCCGGTCGTGGTCGCGAGCTCCGGCCGCGACGCCGTCGTGCGCCGCATCGTCACCATGGACGGCGACCTGCCGGAGGCCGTCGCCTCCGAGGCCGTCACCGTCGTGCTCGACCGCGAGGTCGACATCTCGCGCGGCGACGTCCTGGTGCCGCCGTCGCACCGGCCGGAAGTCGCCGACCAGTTTGCCGCGCACATCGTCTGGATGGCCGAGGAGCCGCTCTACCCGGGCCGCCCCTACATCCTGAAGATCGGCAACAAGGTGATCTCGGCGACGATCACCGAGATCAAGCACCGGATCGACGTCAACACGTTCGACCATCTCGCCGCCAAGGAGCTCGGCCTCAACGAGGTCGGCTTCTGCAACGTCTCGCTGTCGGCCGACATCGCGTTCGACCCGTACGAGGCGAACCGCGAGACCGGCTCGTTCATCCTGATCGACCGCCTGACCAACGCGACGGTCGGCGCGGGCATGGTCTGGTTCGCGCTGCGCCGTGCGACCAACATCCACTGGCAGGCGACGGACGTCACCAAGGAAAGCCGCGCGGCCATGAAGGGCCAGAAGCCGGCGGTCCTGTGGTTCACCGGCCTCTCCGGTTCGGGCAAGTCGACGATCGGCAACCTCGTCGAGAAGAAGCTCTCGGCGATGGGCCGCCACACCTACATCCTGGACGGCGACAACGTCCGCCACGGCCTCAACCGCGACCTCGGCTTCACCGACGCCGATCGCGTCGAGAACATCCGCCGTGTCGCGGAGACCGCGAAGCTCTTCGTCGACGCGGGCCTCCTGGTCGTGGTGACCTTCATCTCGCCCTTCCGCTCCGAACGCCGCATGGCCCGCGAGCTGGTGGAGGACGGCGAGTTCCTGGAGGTCTACATCGACACACCGATCGAGGAGTGCCGCCGGCGCGACCCGAAGGGCCTCTACAAGAAGGCCGACTCCGGCCAGCTCAAGAACTTCACCGGCGTCGACTCGCCGTACGAGTCGCCGGAGAACGCCGAGATCGCCATCGACACGACCTCCGGCGAGCCCGAGGCTCACGCCGAGCGCATCGTGGCGCTTCTCAAGGAGCGCGGCATCATCGATTGA
- a CDS encoding SRPBCC family protein — MTDAIEKTILLDAPVERVWRAVTDAREFGTWFRVALEGPFVPGRSVAGQITYPGYEHHRLVATVETMEEPRYFAFRWEPEPDTAGGGGGDPATLVEFTLAPEGTGTRLTLRESGFNALPAHKRDEALRRNDGGWDIQMQNIADHLSGSAAAPRA; from the coding sequence GTGACAGACGCCATCGAAAAAACCATCCTGCTCGACGCGCCGGTCGAGAGGGTCTGGCGGGCGGTGACCGACGCGCGCGAATTCGGGACGTGGTTCCGTGTCGCGCTGGAGGGGCCGTTCGTGCCCGGCCGCTCGGTCGCCGGGCAGATCACCTATCCCGGCTACGAGCACCACCGCCTCGTCGCGACCGTCGAGACGATGGAGGAGCCCCGCTACTTCGCGTTCCGCTGGGAGCCGGAACCGGATACCGCCGGCGGCGGCGGCGGCGATCCGGCCACGCTAGTGGAGTTCACGCTGGCGCCCGAGGGCACCGGCACGCGCCTCACCCTGCGCGAGTCCGGGTTCAACGCCCTCCCCGCCCACAAGCGCGACGAAGCGCTCCGCCGCAACGACGGCGGTTGGGACATCCAGATGCAGAACATCGCCGATCACCTGAGCGGGTCCGCCGCCGCCCCCCGGGCCTGA
- a CDS encoding ArsR/SmtB family transcription factor encodes MPAATTPELSGRAAKFAALGDPTRLSLVAMLSDGGPRSIVSLAEGVGLTRQGTTKHLKVMQDAGLVASRREGRETRFTLRRDALAELREHLDLVSAQWDDALDRLKAFVERPG; translated from the coding sequence ATGCCGGCCGCGACGACGCCCGAACTCTCCGGCCGCGCCGCGAAGTTCGCCGCCCTCGGCGATCCGACACGGCTGTCGCTCGTCGCCATGCTCTCGGACGGCGGCCCGCGCTCGATCGTCAGCCTGGCGGAGGGCGTCGGCCTCACCCGCCAGGGCACCACCAAGCATCTGAAGGTGATGCAGGACGCCGGCCTCGTCGCGAGCCGCCGCGAGGGCCGCGAGACGCGCTTCACGCTGCGGCGCGACGCGCTGGCCGAGCTGCGTGAGCACCTCGACCTCGTCTCGGCCCAGTGGGACGACGCGCTGGACCGCCTCAAGGCGTTCGTGGAGCGCCCCGGATAG
- a CDS encoding 2-hydroxychromene-2-carboxylate isomerase produces the protein MAIRFFFDFSSTYSYLTAMRIEPLADAEGIEVEWTPFLLGPIFADAGFKATPNLSSEAKASFMWEDLSRRAAHRGIPFVMPEVFPSRSVSAARAALSLEGAERAAFSRAVFHCEYGKGMDIAQAETLSEAAEAAGIDPARIAEGIRNEAVKAALFANVEAAKAAGVFGAPTFITGDGSRFWGDAQLRDAFSWERTGTLADLG, from the coding sequence ATGGCCATCCGATTCTTCTTCGACTTCTCCTCCACCTACTCCTACCTCACCGCGATGCGGATCGAGCCGCTCGCCGACGCGGAAGGCATCGAGGTGGAATGGACGCCCTTCCTGCTCGGACCGATCTTCGCCGACGCGGGGTTCAAGGCGACGCCCAACCTGTCGTCGGAGGCGAAGGCGTCGTTCATGTGGGAGGATCTTTCCCGCCGCGCGGCCCATCGCGGCATCCCGTTCGTGATGCCGGAGGTGTTCCCGTCGCGCAGCGTGTCGGCCGCGCGTGCCGCGCTGTCGCTGGAGGGCGCGGAACGGGCCGCCTTCAGCCGGGCGGTGTTCCACTGCGAGTACGGCAAGGGGATGGACATCGCCCAGGCCGAGACTTTGTCGGAGGCTGCCGAGGCCGCCGGCATCGACCCGGCGCGAATCGCCGAGGGGATCAGGAACGAGGCGGTCAAGGCCGCGCTGTTCGCCAACGTCGAGGCGGCGAAGGCGGCGGGTGTCTTCGGCGCGCCGACGTTCATCACCGGCGACGGCAGCCGCTTCTGGGGCGACGCGCAGCTCCGCGACGCGTTCTCGTGGGAGCGGACGGGGACGCTGGCCGACCTCGGCTGA
- a CDS encoding DUF1906 domain-containing protein translates to MAEDTRAAIIDAAWDTRDYIPQLRANGIQVIGRYLARCPQPERNIPSKRLIDQGTIKDRNSEVRRILDNGMAILSIYQYNNDSKNKFFGRDRNGNPLPDGNCRTTSRERTPSDEGELDAKAAVEQAKALGQPRGSTIFFGVDIAFSKSDVATQRAMVQYFEMVKRIVGRGGYELGAYGNGDALDVLMDKRLIRVAWLSASRAYPGTTEFHNSGRWHLFQSGVNLEWFGGKPGQCTPGLPLDVNVKNARFADQALGFWTTRGVVRLDPSRTRSVYATRRFACDGDSRIRKDANSGARDLISSQSRCRGGRTVRHPDTVDYANATRIGRQSGDVVEVDYDDDGNFDGWTAASNLTSSFNVKPHWIHGKGQRQSARCN, encoded by the coding sequence ATGGCCGAGGATACCCGCGCCGCCATCATCGACGCCGCATGGGACACGCGGGACTACATTCCGCAGCTTCGCGCCAACGGCATCCAGGTCATCGGCCGCTATCTCGCGCGCTGCCCTCAGCCGGAACGGAATATCCCGTCCAAACGGCTGATCGACCAGGGCACGATCAAGGACCGCAACAGCGAGGTGCGCCGCATCCTCGACAACGGAATGGCGATCCTCTCGATCTACCAGTACAACAACGACTCGAAGAACAAGTTCTTCGGCCGCGACCGGAACGGCAATCCCCTGCCCGACGGCAACTGCCGCACCACCAGCCGGGAGCGCACCCCCAGCGACGAGGGCGAGCTCGACGCCAAGGCCGCCGTCGAGCAGGCCAAGGCACTCGGCCAGCCGCGCGGGTCGACGATCTTCTTCGGCGTCGACATCGCCTTCAGCAAGTCCGACGTCGCGACGCAGCGCGCGATGGTCCAGTACTTCGAGATGGTGAAACGCATCGTCGGGCGCGGCGGCTACGAACTCGGCGCCTACGGCAACGGCGACGCGCTCGACGTGCTGATGGACAAGCGGCTGATCCGCGTCGCCTGGCTGTCCGCCTCCCGCGCCTACCCGGGGACGACCGAGTTCCACAATTCCGGCCGCTGGCACCTCTTCCAGAGCGGCGTCAACCTGGAATGGTTCGGCGGCAAGCCCGGCCAGTGCACGCCCGGGCTGCCGCTCGACGTCAACGTCAAGAACGCCCGGTTCGCCGACCAGGCGCTCGGATTCTGGACCACGCGCGGCGTCGTGCGGCTCGACCCGTCCCGCACACGCTCGGTCTATGCCACGCGTCGGTTCGCCTGCGACGGCGACTCGCGCATCCGAAAGGACGCGAACTCCGGCGCGCGCGACCTCATCTCCTCGCAGTCGCGCTGCCGCGGCGGACGGACCGTCCGCCATCCGGACACCGTGGACTACGCCAACGCCACCCGCATCGGCCGCCAGAGCGGCGATGTGGTCGAGGTCGACTACGACGACGACGGCAACTTCGACGGCTGGACCGCGGCCTCGAACCTGACCTCGAGCTTCAACGTCAAGCCGCACTGGATCCACGGCAAGGGCCAGCGCCAGTCCGCCCGCTGCAACTGA
- a CDS encoding EamA family transporter: protein MLQTWQLWAVMAAVFAALTAIFAKVGVEAINSDLATMVRTVVILVIVVGIVAASGQFGGLATISTRSYVFLALSGAATGASWLCYFRALKMGDAARVAPIDKLSVVLVAVFGVLFLGEQLSALNWVGVALIGAGAILVAYKG, encoded by the coding sequence ATGCTGCAAACCTGGCAACTCTGGGCGGTCATGGCCGCCGTCTTCGCCGCGCTCACCGCGATCTTCGCCAAGGTCGGCGTCGAGGCGATCAACTCCGACCTCGCGACCATGGTCCGCACCGTGGTCATACTCGTCATCGTCGTGGGGATCGTGGCGGCGAGCGGCCAGTTCGGCGGGCTCGCGACGATCTCGACGCGCAGCTACGTCTTCCTGGCCCTCTCGGGCGCTGCGACCGGCGCGTCCTGGCTCTGCTACTTCCGCGCGCTCAAGATGGGCGACGCGGCGCGGGTCGCGCCGATCGACAAGCTGAGCGTGGTGCTGGTCGCCGTGTTCGGCGTCCTCTTCCTCGGCGAGCAGCTCTCGGCGCTGAACTGGGTCGGCGTGGCGCTGATCGGCGCCGGCGCGATCCTCGTCGCCTACAAGGGCTGA
- a CDS encoding BA14K family protein has protein sequence MRKLMAGVAAATLLISSAATMTTASADPGDRGVGRMKHERHYNHRGNHHRGHSDRYYRHRYGGWDNDNDNWGAAAATAGVIGAAAGVIAGSALSSSRTTVVGTVPATSSHVQRCAANYRSYDPSTDTYVTYGGEVRRCPL, from the coding sequence ATGCGTAAGCTTATGGCTGGCGTCGCCGCCGCGACGCTTCTCATCTCGAGTGCTGCGACCATGACGACTGCTTCGGCCGATCCCGGTGACCGGGGTGTTGGGCGAATGAAGCACGAGCGGCACTATAATCATCGCGGGAACCATCACCGCGGCCACAGTGATCGTTACTACCGCCACCGCTACGGCGGCTGGGACAACGACAACGACAACTGGGGTGCCGCGGCTGCCACGGCCGGTGTGATCGGCGCCGCGGCGGGCGTGATCGCCGGCAGCGCGCTGTCGAGCTCGCGGACGACCGTCGTCGGCACGGTGCCGGCCACCAGCTCCCACGTCCAGCGCTGCGCAGCCAACTACCGTTCGTACGATCCGAGCACGGATACGTACGTGACCTACGGCGGAGAGGTCCGTCGCTGCCCGCTGTAA